From Solanum lycopersicum chromosome 4, SLM_r2.1:
CTAAAGTTGGTATGATACCACatgaaagaacaaaaacaaCTAATTTAAAACCTAAGGTGAACAACCAAGATCTTTACAAACTAATCGGGAAAACCATATTTAACCAATGTGGGACTTATGTCTTTAACAATGACTACTGAACAAGCTTTGAGGTTCTCCCGGCATAATATCATAGGTTTTATTGGTAATTGGAGTTATTGGAGGAGTTCAGCATTCTCTTTCAATTATCAGCAACTATATACCCCCTTGGGACTTGGGTTGATCAATACCAAAAGAGCTACTATGATCATTTCAAGAAGTATTGATTGGGCTATTACGAAACTTCTCTAACTATTTCCAAAAGGCCAAGACCTTTTCTTTGTttctaaaacaaaaagaaagcaTTCACCTATTAAAACATGTCTCTGATGTATTTGTCCAAAATCTCATTTTGTTAGAGAAAATCATTAAATAGGTGTAACCTTATAAAACAAAACTTGCATCAATTCATCTACATTAAGTCATATGTAAATCACTTTTCATACTTTAGTAGCAGTGTGTATGtgcatttttctcttctttttccccTTTTAAACCAAACTTTAGCTAAAACACTTCATATTAGCAAAGCTTTTTAACTTGTAAAAACAGATATATTCCTTCTTTCTTAAATTACTATAGTGGGTATTTTTAAGTAGCCTTATAGTGTAAGCATATGAAAATTAAAGTCTTACGGTTCATTTGGTTGGAAACAAATTATCTCACCCTCACCTATGGAATAAAAAATAACACTACAATCTCAAAATAACTCATCCTGCGATTTTATCCTAACCAAACATGTAATAAACACATCCTAAAATTAATCCCATAAGTTATCCTTATCCCTTGTACCAAAGGAGCCCTTAGTATTATCAGCCCTCTTGAATTActtgacaaaaattaaaactacTCCTTgtttacaacaacatacccacgTTTGGAGATGGCAGAGTACCCAAACCTTACTGCTACCTCGGGAGACCCGCAGTTCAAGTTCACCAAACTCAAGTAAAAGACGAAAAATTAATGGTTGTTTGAAGACGTAGAACAGCAAATGCAGCGTAAAATAAAGTAGCTAACCTGCTAGCATCAGCGACTGGAGCAATACCAGATAGAGTACGATTGAATAGAACAGCCAATAAAGACAATCCACCCACATAAATTGGCATACTCCGAACCAAATCATCATTATTAGATACCCAATCAGCTATCCATTCCCTCCGTGGCTTCATCCCTCTATACCCAATTTCTCCCTGAAACCTACAAATTTAAACACATTCATAGAAGATGGAATAAATTATTAATGTGGAATTGATAGAGTACCTTCACATTAAGAGTAAGAGTTCGACTGTGAGAGAAACGACGAGAATGGACATGTCGTTGTGGCGGTTGGTTTAACCGAAGCAGATTTCCCGCTTCCATTTTTCCGATGGTTCATAAAATGGATAATACCTTAGCTTGTTTCCtatatttcttccttttttttattccaCCTAAATCATTTCTGAGCGGCCAAATCatcaaaattctaaatttattaatttgatttagcGGTTATCAATACGTAGATACGTTATATCGTACAAGATAGTATCAATAATTTATTGGTACATAGAAATGTTAATAATCTCTCGCTTGTAAAACACATTATACTGtcaataaaagaaaagttaattaTAGGTCTACTCAAATTTAAAACAAGAAACAAGTAAATTAAATAGCAAATAAATCAAACTCTAACACATAGACAATTCACGCTCTAACAAATATAATCACCACAAGAGTAACATATCACCAACATATTATCCAGTCATTTATTACTTATACAACATGAACTTACGTAACCGTAAATAAAGTGTTTATACATGATAAGGGACTACTTTATGTCAATAGCCATGACTTGTAAGGGACTAGCTCTTTTCATATACCATACCAATGTGATATTCAAtccatatatgtatatgtatcaaTGTGGTATATGattcaatataaattatatgtatatatgtgtcaATGTGATACCCAAttcacaataaaataatatgtgtatatatagtatatgtACCAACATGGTACTCTAgcacattaaaataatatatacaccAATCTTGCATTTCAAGCATATAATTCATATCATCTAGTTTAGACAGATTTGAAGACTAATCAATAAGCAATTAACTCAACACAGAGTCTAAATCAAATCGAACcccaattaatcataattttgaagAGCTCAAATACAAGTTATTTTGTTAGAGCCTTGtcctttctcaaaattttatgcgTTCACAATCTAAcacataaatatcatatattcaattaattatttaataatctaACACATATAAATATCACATATTCaatcaattatttaataattctaaGCCTAAGGGACTAAACCTCTTTGATGTTACCTTGGTCATAGCCTAAATCGATTAGGAAAAATCAAGTTGAAGGAAAGCAATTGTGGACCTTTAGCAATTGATGGTTTGAGCATATTAGATTTAACAATAGTGCGTTAAATTAAACTAGaggatattttaatttaatttgtctccaatcaaatacaaattagatgtaaaaaaaaaatcgatttTAATGAGGtattgttcaattttttatacTGTGATATTTATTCCTTTCTTTTCCAGCTAAGAATCACATATACTACTAtgacctattttattttttaattaattatgtgaaatagtggtggttttcttttgtatttatttttttatattacatattgGAAGAATTGAAAAAGGAGAAAGAGGCAAGAAAAATTAAACGCACACCTAACCATTATATGTATTggctttttatgtttttaatttaaatatcgattgatttattatttcgtgCAAgggaaaatttttatattttataaaattcttatattatcatcATCTCGTAAATcaatctattacaatactttagaGGTTGTCTGATTAAATTCTTATGTTATCATTTCGTAATTCAATTTATTACAATATTTAGGGGTCGTTTGATAGTTAATTTAGATGTAAATTATGCTTATATAAAATTCtgcataaattatattatatttgatagtTGATTAAGAAATAAGtcatttatgtataaaattaatatgatatttgatttgtaatttaaaaatctatataactaatataataatCTATATATTATACTATGCCttgtaaaatatgaaataactactacattaataaataatctctctctatataaattcgttcatatattattaatatatgtacAACTCTAATTAGTTATACAAAAGGAACCCCTTTTTTAATGGTTAGAACATACCAAGATCAAGATGGATCGATCTTGTAATCAACCCAAAGGTGCTTGCACTTTGGATCACATAAAAGTAAAGGGGGAAAGACAAAGAAAAAAGTAACTAAAAGGATATCCACTAGAACCACACAATTAAGAAAAGAGTAGATGAGTGGGGTCTTAATGACTTTTCTCATCCTCACAAATGAACCTCtacatctttctttctttttgtttggttttttTAGCGTTTGAAGCATCTATTAaatgtttaattaaatttaaattgtcaATTGCAGAGTTAATTTGGAAATATTGcttttaacatgatttttgtcatatttaaaatttagatttaaaatatttcattaaaaatgaaaCAATCTCATTAATATACCACTGACGTCATATCGATACAAATGAACCCCTACCATCAAATGTGTATGTAATATACTTTATTAACAAATAGAGACAACCAAATCTTTCCAAAAGGATTGGAGAATATACCATTTTGATGGTGGAGAGTCACTATGCTCTTTCCACCatcctttattttaaaatttttatctttctttaGCCACGTGACTATTTTAGAtgtcattttattatataaataattggtatttttattatctttatcgTCCCACTATGAACCAAAGCATTTCAAGCCAAAAACACAACGTCTTACATCAATATTAGAGATCATCTAATCCTTTGGACAACATTAATGTTTTAAAAGTACTATAATAAAACATCATTCcttcctaaataatttttttactttcaaatagtaaaatacaataacttttaagacattataaaaatatgaagattAATAATATATCAGTAAAGATGTAACATTTTagctatattttttaaaaagaagtgTTAATTGATATACATCATTATCGTGTTCTTAAAGAGTAGATATGAAATGCTATAACTTATTGTTTGAGTTATAATTAagtattattcatttaataatttacgtagatttatctaaatttagttaattgaatgtaaaaatatttttagactatcaataatttaaaaataaaattaatcgaGTATTTTCTAtacttttttagaaaataaaaataaaaattagatagAAGTTGCTTCCTCGAAGCATCACCGGACCAGATACAACCTTTTATTAAATTGACTATACTTTTAGTATATAGTCAATAATTGACTAAACATAACCATTCCtttattgttctttttcttttcccccTAATTTCCTTCCTTTTACCATATGGTTTACGCCAAcaaataaatcatttcattttttttcctcacaaaattaaaattgccTAGCACCATGTCTAATAACGAATTCTTCATTCAAAGCGGAAACAAAGAGCATGAACCCCAGACATACGTAAAAGGGTTCATGCTCTTTGGTGTTAGAATGATGGAAGGTGCTGCTGCTACTGGTGGTTCATTTAGAAAAAGTGCTAGCATGAATAATCTTGCTTTGTTGGACATGGAGCAGCAGCACCAAGATCATTCTAACACCGGCTATGCTTCTGATGACGTTGTTCATCCTTCCGCTAGGAGTCGTGAACGTAAACGAGGTATAATATATCTATACATTACTCATTTTACAtgtattgtttttcttttttcttttcataattctAATTTTTGTTGTTCGTTAGGTGTACCGTGGACAGAAGAAGAGCACAAACTATTCTTGTTAGGATTACAGAAAGTAGGAAAAGGTGATTGGAGAGGAATTTCTAGAAACTTCGTTAAAACAAGAACTCCAACACAAGTAGCCAGTCATGCTCAAAAGTACTTCCTCCGGCGTAACAACAATAATCGTAGACGCCGGAGGTCTAGTCTATTCGACATCACCACTGATACTGTAAGcctttttaacattttaattttcgTTATACGAACTAATCGaatcaaaaaaaaagtaataggTTCCGTTGAATCAATAGTTTCGTGCctctaattttgatttttccaaTGTTTTAGGTTCAGGGTGCTGCTAAATTGGAAGATAATAAGCAAATGAATGATTGTCGGATGTCAGTTTTCCGGCTAGAGTCGCCGGTGAAGTTACCGGTCACCGGAGAAAGTTCGTCGGAGATAGGAATGAACAAATCCATGAAGCCTATTAGGCCAATACCAGCTCTTCCTGTTCCTCCTTCATCAAAAATGGCAGATCTCAATTTAAACCTGTCCACGTCAGCGTTGGTGACGGTGGCGGGTAACGAGAACTCGCCGTCGCCACCGAGGCATTCGACGGCTTTCCAGCCGGCAATGTCTGGTGGGTTCAATGGTAGTACTAGTGGGGATAGTATAATTAGTGTGGCTTGAAGAATAATGATTGttattattagtttaattttaagatACATGTGATGTAATTAAGTGGGGTTTAATTATTAGTTAGATAAGATTAGATATTAATTAGTGGGATTAGATTATggagaaaattttaattaggtGATTGATGATGGTGATTGCTTTTGTTTTGTTGTATACATATGGTGTTGTTTTCATTAGTTGTGATGATTTTGTTGTTTAGTTAATTATGTGTTGTTTATTTTTGTGGTCTTTAGTGATTATATATAGCACCTCAAGTTGATACTATCCTTGTCAAATGCCACTCATgatgttattattaataatgtaattgaaatggactagtttattttttaggaaattgaaattcaattgttgtttttatcttattttttgtcatattgGTAGGTGAAATACAAGAGAGAGGggctaattaaattttattcgaaaattaattgaattatcaATTGACTTATttgttttaagttaaaaattatcgTAGATTAGATGATTACCTATTTACTGTTTATATGATACTTAGAAGTATAATAAATATTCACATAAATGGcctacatttttttaaaaaaagatcaaaatagtCTTTAATATAAAgagttgttttattttaaacctTAATATCTCTATCTATAGATAtggttcttttttttaaaaaaaatgattttttttacgcattattcaatcaaatatgagtaaatcaataataagaaattgaggatgatcagcaacttgattcaTTGATTTTTCTGTAACGCCATGATAAAGAGAATAAATGTTACTTTTTAATAAGAATTTTACaattaaaaactaataaatcaaaataagagTCATCATTACATTTAATTGTATCAAGCGAAGgcaatttctttttaataatcatCTTATTTGCAACTACAACAAACATCTCGGCTCCCAAATTGACACTCCTCCATCCCTCCAACTCCTTCACACGGTACAAATTAATAAGTGTCAACAAAttgactttatttattattccgTTATAAATTGTTTAAGGCTTCCCAAAAATCACGACTGCTTcctccatttttattttcatgttgcCCTTTCTTTGCTCTTCAAACCACACCACAAAATCTCCTAATACATCATGTCAACCACAATTTAATTAAACTCAACATTGTTTTGCAATGGACATAGTTATTAATTTATggtaaaaaatatcatatttaatctttatttataaaaaaaaaagttaagtttAAGTGTTTAACTCTGCAGGATACATATCATTCACGCGTAAATAAtgtattgataaaatatttttacaaattaaaacTTGAACTATCCCCTTAATATATAGGGTCGGATTTTATTTATGTAACAAGATAATGACATTATTTACTTTATCATGTCTCACTTGATTTGCATGTCAATTACCAAAAGTAAGCAACACGAAATTCTCCAAATCTTATTATAAGATATGATTTTTCGGAATTATGATACGTCCAAAGTAATTATTACACTGCAATCGCTAACggggttatttttttttataaaaaaatcttattattatatatacataatgtGAAATAAACTTTCTACTTtggttaaagaatattttacaaattaataaacgacttaaacaaattatatattctttCTTCAAAGAAGAAGATATTCAATCTTACCTTACACCCATTATATAATGTCCTCACCATCGTTGACATGTCAAAATGCATAATATAAATAGAGCAACATTTACAATTTAATTAGTAGTCAAAACattcaagttaagtaaaaattaaatactaaagATGGAGATTAACAATATGAATGTTCCTAAATCAGCTCGTCGATATGTAGATTATCATCAAGTGTTTGGAGTGACTATTTCCTTGCATATGATTCTTCAATTACGGTAATTAATTAACTATCTAtcgctaattattttttatatatacatagaatatggtaatatttattattttttttgacttttttaatattttgaatattctTAAATGAAAATTCTGATTCTGTCACTGTAcgtataattgttattattgaaGGATATTGatcatgaagaagaagaaggagttgCACAACTTAGAGATGAAGTGAAGAAGATGTTAATAGAAGCTCATCATGCTACATcaacaagaaaattattagaGATTATTGACAATACCCAAAGATTTGGAGTATCATATCATTTTGAAAAGGAAATTGAGGAATCACTTAAACACACATCTACAACAACATGAGTTGTGTTGAATTTGCACGTCTAGACTTCAACATGTTGCAAAAGTTGCATCAAAAAGAGCTAAGTGGCCTTACAAGGTACATAtgtttaattagatattttgagggagggggggggggggaattattaatatataccaCCAAATGAGTTTTCGATTTTTTATCGTAATAAATTCAGGTGGTGAAAAGGTTTGGAtgttgaaagaaactttttatttgCACGAGATTGTTTGGTAGAAGCCTATTTTTGGATAATAGGAGTGTACTTTGAGCCACAAATATTGTAGGGCGCGAAGATTTTCAACTCAAATAATCTCTCTTGCGTCCATATTAGACGATTTGTATGATGTTTATGGAACACATGATGAACTTGAAATGTTCACGGATGCCATTCAAAGGTGAAATAATTTCAACATATATAGTATATTTTAACATATATGAGTAAAATATTGACTTGGTTCGAATTTAATTTGTTACTACACAGATGGGACATAAATGCATCACAACAACTACCCCCATATACCTAAAGCTCCTATaccaatatatttttgataCTTATGATGAAATGGAAGAGTTGTTGGCAAAGGAAAACGTATCCTATCGAGTTCACTATGCAAAAAATGaggtaataataatatagaaagtTACCAATTTATATGTGTGTATTTTCGAATAAAATGTGCAATAATGTTTTCATTATGTATTTATGTATGAATGTGACGTTTCAGTTTGTATTTCTatgaaataaataggaaagttttaaattaattactctttttatcatgaaatttaTCTCCTAGGGATGAATATGacacttattttataaatgagaTTACTCTTATAATGCACAACAAGAAGTAGCACAAAATTATCTAGCTTCTATGTCTCTTGGTTATCAACATGATGATAATCATCTCTTCACTCTAGGTATTTTGGTGAATTCATGTCCATTTAATTaacgggattgatagccaaataaATGAACATTTTTAAGACGGTTAATATTATGAggatgaaattaataataaatttaatttaagaccaagtaataatttcatcttttaaaacACTTTTTAATTTCATCTCTGTTTCGAAACTATTTGCTATGTCATACTATATACGTATAAGTAAAGTTAATGAGAGTATATATGACGAAACTAATATTCAAACGTTGTATCAAATTTTAAAGGGACGACGAATCAATCTTATCAGAAATTGAATGGCGGGAGCTGCCGTACTGCGATTATCATCACTATCTTCCTTGAGATTATACTCAATAACTTCATCTTCTCCAATTTCTCACTTGTTAGCTCTCCCTTTACGAAAACCCAGATTCACAATTTGCCATGCCAAGGTCGATCTCATTTTGCTTTAGTTGGACCtatttaattttgttgattTAATCTCTTGCTTGTGTTTTAGTTTGATGGATCGATTGGAGAAGCAGCTGAAAGGATGTACCGAATGaattttgaagatgatgaattaTTGGA
This genomic window contains:
- the LOC101257759 gene encoding transcription factor MYB1R1, whose product is MSNNEFFIQSGNKEHEPQTYVKGFMLFGVRMMEGAAATGGSFRKSASMNNLALLDMEQQHQDHSNTGYASDDVVHPSARSRERKRGVPWTEEEHKLFLLGLQKVGKGDWRGISRNFVKTRTPTQVASHAQKYFLRRNNNNRRRRRSSLFDITTDTVQGAAKLEDNKQMNDCRMSVFRLESPVKLPVTGESSSEIGMNKSMKPIRPIPALPVPPSSKMADLNLNLSTSALVTVAGNENSPSPPRHSTAFQPAMSGGFNGSTSGDSIISVA